The genome window ATAGGTAAGCCTTCTGCAAAGCCAATAGAGAATTATCCAAAAAGACAattggctgtaatagctgtgacaggtggttcaactaagtgctCAGCAAAGGGAATGAATACTTTCAAACTACTAACatttcagtttttaaaattttagttttttatgcttgaCAACTTACCCCGTTTTTGGACTTTGTTCTGAAAAAGGAGTATATGATTCTCAAATAAGAATTGTCAATTAATCAAAATCTCTGCTTGTAATATTGATTAATATGAACGAagagttgggggctgaatactttttcattgAACTGGACAGCACGAGCAGGAAGTTTGAACCGAGACTCATTGATAGTTTTAAATTAAAACCATAAACAATAATCGATAATAAGCAATTAGAGTCCGATTCCTGGTCATTCAAACTAGAACATTATTTTTGTTGGGTGTAGTGATTTTGCAGTGACTCTTTTCTGTCTATAAGAGGGATCAGTTCTCAAAATTTAATTAAAGGGTCTCGTAATATTGCGGGCTCCATTCGCGGTTATGGCAGGAGAACGATTGGTATCGTCACTGGGCATTTCCACGTTTGACCATCACGCCGATCAAACACGATTATCCTGATCGATCACGTCAGAAGGAAGAGAACTGGAGTGGAAGTCATCTTCAACGTAGCGGAAGGACAGCCACATGGGAAGGAAGAATCCAACAGTGACTAATAGGTGCTGTAACACAAACATTGCGAAAAAAAATTAGTAACTGGATTTTCCCCAAAGGGGGCGATTAATAAATAGTGGGGAGAATGGAGCTTGGGGAGTTAAAGATCGAACACCTTTGTACGGGGAGGACAACATGGGACTTGCTGAAAGTCAGTGAATAAAGCTTCCGGTTATCAGTTCAACACATTTCGGAGCGGTTGCAGGAAGCGGGAATTCTTATTCCGTTCTGTCTCTTTCCCTGCAGGTTTTTACCTTCTACTCCTGGTGCTCTGTGGAGGAGTCGCCACTTTCCCGCTGACGGAGCGGACCGCTGCAGCCGCCCCGGGCTGCGCAACCTGCGACTCCCTGGCGCTGCAGATCCAGAGCTCAGCGGCCGAGCTCCGGGATGCTCAGGTGAGTGAGTACGAGGAGGTGAGGGGGTGGCGCCCCGCAGACTTTGTCCTGGTCTTCACTTTGCAGCTCACTTATTCGCTGTCTgatctctctccacccctcccgtCCCTCTCCCGCAGCTGTGTGAGTATTTCTCCTTCTGTGACGGGGACCAGGGATCGCTGCTCACCCACGACTTCAACCTGCCGCAGATCCGATCTCAGGACCGATGTACAAAGATCAGTTTCCATAAGGTGAGTGAAGCCCGAAGGAGCAGCCGTTTCCTTGTAAAGTAGGGCATTTCAGTCTGTGGAAAAGTGTACCTCCAGGGAAAACAAAAAGGAGTAGGCATTTCGTTTGTAGTTTACGATAGTTAGGTTCCAACAAAGCAGCGTTTAAATCGATTTGCACAACCCGGCAAAATTGTCAGTTTTACAAACGAAAGTTCTAGAATGCATATAAATTCAGCTACAAGTCGTCAAAACTGAAGAGCCCGAGCCAAGATGATTTCTTACTTGTAGTATTTTTCCTGTTTAGGAAACGTGCCTGAAAGCGATTGCAAAAGGCCTCCATAAATACAACCCTTTCTTATTGCTGGTGGAAACATCCATCGTGCGTTCAAGTGAACAAATAATATGGATGCGGTCCAGTACCCAACGCCTCGCGGAACTGATAATGCACCAGGTAAGTGTAAACGAAGCGGCGCGATTATGGCTGCGGCAAACCCATCTGAAACTATGGAGACTCAAGTCACAAGCCCTGCTGTCCTCTTTATATTTCAGTTAAATGTCGAGTTTGGCATCAGTACGGTGAGCGAGAGCGAGATGGAATCATCTGCCTTAGGCTTAGTGACAACAACAGAGTGGAACAGACAAGTGAATGCGCATGTCATCCTGCGAGACTTTGTCCGGTTCATGGAGAAATCAGCCCGAGCTCTTCGCTTTATGAGTCTGTGAAAGTGGGATCACCGCTAGAATTGGCAGAACCACTTTTTATATATACCacgatctatttatttatttatctatttatttcccAATGATGAATAACTAGGTGGAGTGAGAGAAACAAAAGAGCGATAACATTACGGAATTGGTTGGCCATGCAAGCCCAACCTCTCTCCGTGATTTCTGCTCCACACCAGGATTTTTTAAATTATCCTGTTAGTATTTCGAGTGGACGTTTTGTTCGCGACTGCTAAAAAAGCTTGCTCCTACTGGCACACATATGCCACACGTAGAGTGGTCAGAGCAAAGTCACCTTGGGAGTTTGCAATTTTTTCCAGTTCCATTACCCGTGCAACGTGTAAAATATGGTTAAATAGAGGCAGTAACCGCCTTAAAGTATGAACGTTCTAGTTCAGCATTTGGTCGTACAATCGTAAAAGTTACAGAGGTTAATCTGTAAAAGAAATGACATTGTAAACTTAAGAAGTTGTATGTTAGCAATTATTTGCAAAATGTTATTTACagtgtttaattttatttatatttattttgactAATTCAACttttagaaatatttaaaaacttttgcatttatttattgatatttataaCGTAGACCATGagattattgtatttatttttgaaTTATCAGAAGTTTAGATTTGGATAtatttaataaaatataaatatgaaGAGATTTCAAGTTAAGTTTCATTCTGACTGTTATTATTTTGAAAGATGTGTACAAACAGCAAATGTTTCTAGAGATACAGTGAATTTGCTAGAATTTGCAAAAGTAACGCGGAGTGCTTTCTGTGAATCTGGAAGTGATCCCCACAGTACTTCTGTACCAcggagagcgttctaactggcaTCGCCAACCGGTAATGCGGGGGATGGGGGATTGGTgccgcagagagttgtaaacttagtcagcttcatcCTGGGCACCAGCCTCCGATGTATCCAGGAGCAATGCCTGAAAAAGATGGCCTCATCACCCCAGGATATGTtgctgatattaaatctgattctgaaatgttacGTTCACAAGCCACTAGATGGGGTGTGATCAGAGATCATATATACacccagaggccactttattaggtgcctcctgtAACGACAACATGcagtgagtggctgttctgtgggtgaaaacgccttgtaaatgagagaggtcagaggggaatggtcagacttgttcaaactgacaggaaggtgtcagTAACTCCAGTGACCAGGcatcacaacagtggtgtacagaacagCAGccctgaatgtacaacacatcaaacctagaaatggacgggctacagcagcagaagacaatgaacatacCTTattagtggtcactttattaggcacaggaggcaGCTAACAAAACAGGCACTGAGTGTAACTGAGTATTCCTTTCCTAGCCTCTCTAATGTCCCTGACTATACTGATTACTAGACCTGGTCTTACTGACTCCTGCTTTCTGCCATAACTGCTCAGACAAAACTCACCCCAGCAATCTTAGTCTTAACTCTACCCTTCTAGCACTAATAAATTTTGCTACAGGATGGGATCCAGAgaaccagaacagatagtggggaGACTGTGGAGACCGGCATTgttaagacttcagacaaagtctggaatcaaaagattgagcattgTGGAACAAATGTCCTGAGCTTTGTATATTTCAGtgcaagtattgtaggaaaggcagatgtgctcacagcatggatcaacacctggaattatgatctTGTAGCCAACAGTGAGACTGGTGCAGGAGGGGCAAGtttggcagctcagtgttctggggttctgttgttatTGAGGTGTCAGGtctggagggattaaaggaggatggGTGGTGTTCCTAGCCAAAGAAAAtatcacacacaagatgctgatgtaacatagcaggtcaggcagcatctatagggagaagtgctgtcgacgtttcaggccaagacccgtcgtcaggactaaccgaaaggatagatagtaagagatttgaaagtagtggggggagggggaaatgtgaaatgataggagaagaccggagggggtggcatgaagctaagagctggaaaggtgattggagaaagtgatacagagctggagaagggaaaggatcatgggacgggaggcctcaggagaaagaaagggggtgggggtgggaataTCACAGCAGTGCTCTGCCAAGACAGCTGGAGTACTTGTCCAGTGAGGCTGAGAAATAAGAGAAtatgcagacactggaaatctgagcaacagacacaaaatgctggcagaactcagcagacaaggcagcatctatgggatagGATAAACAgtggtgtttcaggccaagacccttcatcagaactgacaaAAAAATGGGAAATCCATCTCACCCAATAAGTccaataagaaaggtatgacctcattaatggggctatatcatAGACCACAGAACAGCCCACAGGATTTAGAACAACATATTTGTAGAGAAAACATATTGaatgggattcccatactgtaaaatgaCTAGATGGGAGAAAATGAGTCAAATGTGTTTGGAAAATGTTTTCTCAATCAGGACATTGAAGTCCCAACGAGAGAGTGTATGATACTTGACCTGTTATTATGAATGAGACAGTGCAGGTTACAGATGTGTCGTCACGGGAGTCAGAATATCTGCTGTGTGCCTGGAGGCCTAGGATCTTTGTGATCTTTAGGAACAGAACTGGAAAAAGGTGacgtaacggacttttaacataaTAAACCAgcgagctgtttgttatgtctccacgctcactgggaaaatggagacacctctttctcccttattatggagagagagagcctgtggaatgtcaaataccgggtgaaAATGACGtatttggggtaactgcaagttttGTGTGTCAGGTCATTTtgtttaataatttttttaaagagCAAGCGCAGTAGAGTAGGAAATGACTAAAACTGAATAACAAACAATGGTTTGGGTTGAGTCTAGATAAATGCGTAAGCGTGAGGGGTTGCGGAGAGCTGAGTCACAACACTTCCTTCCGTGCAGTGGCAGAAATGTCAACACAGCGTTCAGAAGCTCCAAATGTTGAGTATCATCTCTATGGAGGGCGGGCTGAGAAAATCAGGACTATGAAAGATGAAGGAGTGATTAGAAATATTGTGTTGTGGTGGAGACAAGCAGGTAGGGCACCAGATGGGCTTGGGGGAGGATGAGTTTGGTAAATCGAGGAAGTGGGATAAGAAGCTTTCAGTTATTTAATATCATCAACGATGTTTGACAAAATTGACGAGAAGCACACAAATGTTTTGGTAATATCAGAAACTGGTGATctcaaaaggtttcaataggtacatttaatgtcagagaaatgtatacaatatacatcctgaaattctttttcttcacaaacatccacaaagacAGAGCGGTGCCCCAAAGAATGTATGATAGTtgaacgttagaaccccaaaccttccccctccccagctTCCCCATGCACAGGcaaatctcttggaattttcaaagaaaacaatctagattttacagagaatggtgtgaaaaagtaAAGAAatcattcagtgagcagcagttctgtgggtgaaaacaccttgttaatgaaagatcaAAGGAAAATAGCCaggctggttcaaactgacagggagGAGACAGTAATTCAAATGGTGGCGtctgttagtctcgcgagaccatgaaTCTGCACCTGAAATGGATTCCAGGACACAGGCAAGGTTTATGGAAGACCAGGGCAATGTTGTATGGAAGACTAGCAGTTGCCcgtgcagcaagtctcccctctcctcatcaccgatgctgtccaagggaagggcaagagctGATACAGCTTAGCACAACtgacgtcacaggagttgccagagcgagagtgaaggcaatgtcggactgccttagggactccagctctagatTTATCCTCAGtctttactcccgaagcctttcccatgagtgggtatggccacaaggcagcagagtttTCCCTTTCTTAGgtagactgccttcccaggctgacgagatCCATCTACCCaaattcaaataaccacgtgttataaCAATGGtttgctgaagagcatctctgaatgtacaacatgtcaaacctggaagtggatgggTGACAGCAGTGGAAGATCTGAAACATACAtggagtggccactttattggttaTCTCCTGTACATCTGCATATCATGTCACTCCTCAGCCTCCAATGCTTTGGAGAAAACAAGCCAAATTTGTGCAACTTCTTCTTATAGGGAATGCCCTCTAACCCAGCCAAGTTACTTTTCAATCCACTCTAGTGAGTATCCACAAATCCCACGTGCCATAATCATCTGAATCAAATTACTATGAGGTACTTTGTTCAACACTTTACTGAAGTCTGTCTGAAGTTTAGTTTCACTGACATGTCTGCATCAATCATCTTTGTTAACtcctaaaaaaaatcaatttcaagACCTGACCTTCCCCACACAATGCCATGCTGGGCATTTCTAAAAAGTCTATTCTCTTCCAGATACATAATTCTTATCCTTAAAAATATTTGGTGATAATTTCCTTATCAATAGAGgtctcagaagtggagagaatgaacaatttcaagttcttggctgACAATATATCTGTGGATATCTGGCACGCAACAGATTGCTACAGCTATAAAGACTGCAAAACAatgtctatatttcattaggactttgaggagattagGTTTGTCAAACAAAACATTCAGCAACTTCtgtaaatgtactgtggagagcattctgactggctgaatGAAATAAGTTACAGAAACTTGTAAAAGTAGTCAGCACTACCATGGGTATCAGTCTCTGTAGTATCTAAGACTTCTTTAAGGAACAATGCTTTAGGAAgggagcatccatcattaaggacccccaacaccaaGGACAAACCCTCttcacattgttaccatcaggaaggatgtacagaagcctgttagcacacactcagtgattcaggaacagcttcgtcctctCTGCAACCCGattgctaaatggacattaaacccacgAATAATGCCTCACTACATTTTATTTCTGAttatttgcactacttactttaacttaactattttatatataaaggtatatatatatttaatgcaactcagttttttctctatatttatcatgtatttcattgtactgctgttgtaaacttgacaaattttacaacaaaTGCTAGCGATATTAACTCTGATTCAAATTCAATGATGTAATCAGTAATTTCACAGTTTATCTATAttgcctttcttaaacaaagaaACAGTAATCtctagtcctctgggacctccTCTGTGGCTAATGAGGATACAAATGTTATCTGCCAAGGCCATAGTTATCTCCTGTCTTCCACCTCTCTATAACCTAGCATAAATCCCTTCAGGCACTGGGGACTTCATTTAACTTGATGTTTTAGAATAGCTGTACACATCCTCAATCTCCAAATATATCAGACCACTTCTTGACCTTGCTACCTCTACCTCATTAGAGAATACTGATGTGAAGTATTCATTTAGTACCTTGCCCACTTTCTCTGGTTCTGGGCATAAATTCCCTCCTTTGTGCTTGATTAGACCCAACGTCTCTAATTACTCTTGGCTTTTTATTGAATAAAATGGCTGggaattctctttaatcctatcgACCAGAAATATTTCAAGGCCCCTTTTATCCCTCTGCTACCCTATTGATCATTTCTCCTGCTTCCTTGACATTTGTTGAAGGCCCGACTGATGTTACAATTCTAAACATTACATACACTTTTTTCGCTTTTGGATTAAATTTTCAACATCTCTCGTCATCCAGGTTTTCTGAGATTTGCCATCTTTGTCTTTCTATGCaatataataaatacataaaaatttaaaataaataaaataagaagTAATTATCAATGATTACACTGGGTATATTTGCTCATGGAtcaggtaataatccagagattgtTAACTTCATGGTTCTACTTTTTTAACTTTACTTTGGCCCGTTCTAGTTACTCTTAAGGTCAAAGTAGGTACCCCTTACTCTGGCACCAAGTAGGCAAGATAGATCATGCTTCAGAACAGTGTCTATCCCTCTAACCCCACTGGCTCCTACTACAATTATTTTCCTTTTTATTCTCCCAACCAGCATGTTTTTCATTGCCCCTGTCAGTCTGCTTGGTGTCTCTGCAGTTATACCCAAGGACTGCAATAGTTCCAGTGTGAACTCATcagtatcttataaagcctcagcattacatctttgcttttgtattctagtcctcccaaaatgaatgctagcattacatgtgccttcctcatcaccgaaTCAACTAAtcagttaatctttagggaattctgcacaaggactccaaagtccctttgcacctcagattgttgaattttctccccaattagagaatagtctgtgcttttattcctttcaccaaagtgcatgaccattaacttccccacactgtattctatcttctttgtccattctcctaatctgtctgtcattCTGCAGGCTTCCTGCTTTCTCAAaacacctgcccttccacctaactttatatcttctgcaaacttggccacagagccatcaattccatcatccaaatcaacaacataacaatgtaaaaagaagtggctgaacaccaatagtcactggcagcaaaacagaaaacacttcctctatttccactctttgccttctcccaatgctttatccatgctggtatctcaAAGTCAaaaaacatttattatcaaagaatgtataaattattccTGCAATACACTGGGCTCCTATCTTGtaatgcagcctcatgtgtggtaccttgtcaaaggcctattgaaaatccaagtacacaacatcaccaattcttctttctctgctccttgttatttcttcaaagaactcccacacatttgtcaggcaagatttccccttaagtgAACCATGCTGTCTTTGACCTACTttgtcacgtgcctccaagtatcctaaaACCTCATCATTAACTTCCAACTCCACTGTCTTCCCAgtgactgaggtcaggctaactggcctataatttcctagcttctccctcccttcttgaagagtggagagacacttgcaattttccaatcctctggaaccatccTAGAATCTAGTTTTCCTGTAAAGATAATTACCATTGCTTAGGcaatctcttcagcaacacctTTCAGAACTCTTGGTTGTAGTGCATGTGGTCCAGATGAAttctctaccttcagaactttgagCCACGTCATCTGAGTAACCCTTGAAAACCGCGATTTAACCCCGACTTatttacaggacaatttataatgactatTTAATCTTCATGCTGCATTTTAAATTGTAGGAGTGAACTGGAGCTCCTAGGGAAAACTCACACATTACAGAGGATGAATGTGCAGAGTCTCCTTAAAGAGAATATtgaattgaactctaaactctgaTGCCTGAACTGTAATAATGGCACGCTGACTGCTGTCCTGCCATGGTGCCCGTGGTAGGTTAGTGACTGGCACACACTACTACAGCTCAGTATGCCACCCAGAATTTCACTCTATATAATGATAGCAAATAAACACAAAGAACATCATTTATTATTTTACCATCATTAAAATGTAGAGAAAGTCATTCAGATTACAGTCAGAATTTTTCTATAaataagaagaaaaaggaaaacttTATACCTCATTCGCCTTtgttagggtgtattctggaCTTAacgtgaatatagcagatattaattcaaccAAGAACCAGTTTTCAGAAaatgatgtaaattgtaaattgcTAGCAGTAAATTGATGTTAAAAGCACAGGCTAGCCTCCAGACTAAGGGATGTGGTTATCATAATGGTGACCATGAGACGCTCACATATGCATCCGCCAAGCGTTACGAATACAGGGTGTGTTCGTTGGCCGACGTCAAACCAGACTACATAGCTCAATGATTAGCAGCTTTGTGACTTGATCAGCAGCTGCTGGACTCAGCTGATGCCATCACTTAATATATTGAACATGGTCATAGGTACAGATGCAATCAATAGTTCATGTATTGTGTACTCAGAGAATCAGCTCACACGAACACTATCCTTGGGCATCTGGCTCC of Hypanus sabinus isolate sHypSab1 chromosome 6, sHypSab1.hap1, whole genome shotgun sequence contains these proteins:
- the LOC132395054 gene encoding interleukin-6-like, producing MRHLQSFYLLLLVLCGGVATFPLTERTAAAAPGCATCDSLALQIQSSAAELRDAQLCEYFSFCDGDQGSLLTHDFNLPQIRSQDRCTKISFHKETCLKAIAKGLHKYNPFLLLVETSIVRSSEQIIWMRSSTQRLAELIMHQLNVEFGISTVSESEMESSALGLVTTTEWNRQVNAHVILRDFVRFMEKSARALRFMSL